A genomic segment from Ptychodera flava strain L36383 chromosome 8, AS_Pfla_20210202, whole genome shotgun sequence encodes:
- the LOC139138763 gene encoding uncharacterized protein isoform X4, which yields METNGTVQAYGLLVFVNDVAHWPPFYNERCETPERPSTMQPYPWIIDVRLNGFDRWASEVGNPNTGSDFYGDINNSQCDITVYTPMSKKVNDLNLKDIFLQITDKANHQVQTIKVQNGMFFDFTGALRWTKHEFEWNYAPARPFMKRVSSKVSKELYQRFISEHVLVKFVLENYNTHQHPVFQVSVQDHRKNLIMAVQSAEIAFIGCPYGRFGAKCDKECMCKNGASCHVWNGACKCSPEWQGPACDIPTAPRLILSVVSGGVTVPLHGVIRLRCFITGIRSEIVKWEHYGADLLADDLKHARIETGAISSTRVLALSKATYGDSGNYRCVATGYGKEKKFTSNVVNISIEGCPVNTWGNNCTKKCNCVHASTCTLSTGCQCLKGWTGETCNRDTEKPSIKGCPSDITRFVSSSSDMVNVTWPPVTATDNDEVANMTSTHESGQLFPHGNSEVIISVFDNWNNSDECTFLVSIKDQWNGETGRQIIGIIAATCSVFVVFSIITIVRLRMKKSKPKWDGYCRLEIKDAQRRGKPLPGVKNFHRTQLEILNHLGQGQFSNVHRARLTLSRDNVTPVAVKILKDDIEYRPTFDQEIQLLQRLQDHANVIKLIGVVSEPSYCCTITELMRQDLLIYLKKSKSEDSKLTVKQLDRSLVTFALHVARALEYLNHQQVVHRDIAARNILISFDDVAKIADFGLSRDVYQKGQYQRHPMGGMLVPVRWMAPEALSPGVYSHKSDIWSYGVLLWEMATRGDIPYPEFQSLEPAFLARELTTGHRMLKPRHCTEDMYGLMRHCWKKDPEERPLASGLVNNILRFEKSNREMVFYVGQ from the exons ATGGAAACG AATGGAACCGTACAAGCCTATGGTTTACTTGTGTTCGTCAACGATGTCGCTCACTGGCCACCATTTTACAATGAGAGATGCGAAACGCCAGAAAGGCCATCC ACGATGCAGCCATATCCGTGGATAATTGATGTAAGATTAAATGGGTTCGACAGGTGGGCATCAGAGGTTGGTAATCCAAATACTGGCAGTGACTTTTACGGCGATATCAACAACTCACAGT GTGACATCACTGTATACACGCCAATGTCAAAGAAAGTAAATGAtctcaatttgaaggacattttCCTACAAATAACAGACAAAGCCAATCACCAAGTTCAAACGATAAAGGTGCAGAATGGAATGTTCTTTGACTTCACAGGTGCTCTGCGATGGACAAAGCATGAGTTTGAG TGGAATTACGCACCAGCTAGGCCATTTATGAAACGTGTCTCATCGAAGGTCAGCAAGGAACTTTATCAACGTTTCATCTCTGAACATGTATTGGTGAAATTTGTGTTGGAAAACTACAACACTCATCAACACCCAGTATTCCAAGTTTCGGTGCAAGACCATAGAAAAAATCTGATAATGGCTGTGCAATCGGCTGAAATTGCATTTATTG GTTGTCCGTACGGAAGGTTTGGAGCTAAGTGCGACAAGGAGTGTATGTGCAAGAACGGTGCCTCATGCCACGTATGGAATGGAGCTTGTAAGTGTTCACCTGAATGGCAGGGACCGGCTTGTGACATCC CAACTGCTCCACGTCTTATTTTATCTGTCGTCTCCGGCGGAGTTACCGTTCCCCTGCACGGTGTTATCCGCCTTCGATGCTTCATAACGGGTATAAGATCAGAAATTGTGAAATGGGAGCACTACGGAGCCGACCTTCTCGCTGACGATTTAAAACATGCACGGATAGAAACAGGTGCCATCTCGAG CACACGCGTGTTGGCATTATCGAAAGCAACGTACGGGGATTCTGGTAACTACAGATGTGTGGCGACTGGTTACGGTAAAGAGAAAAAGTTTACTTCCAATGTCGTGAATATAAGTATCGAAG GTTGTCCCGTCAACACGTGGGGAAACAACTGCACAAAAAAGTGCAACTGTGTCCACGCCTCTACATGTACGCTTTCAACAGGTTGCCAATGTTTGAAGGGTTGGACTGGAGAAACATGTAATAGAG ACACAGAAAAGCCATCCATCAAAGGTTGCCCATCTGACATTACCAGATTTGTATCGAGTTCTTCGGATATGGTGAATGTGACCTGGCCTCCAGTAACAGCTACTGACAACGATGAAGTAGCCAATATGACATCTACACATGAATCGGGACAACTCTTTCCTCATGGAAACTCAGAAGTCATCATATCTGTATTTGACAATTGGAACAACTCCGACGAGTGTACTTTTTTAGTGTCCATTAAAG ATCAATGGAATGGTGAGACTGGTCGTCAGATCATAGGTATCATTGCAGCCACTTGCTCTGTGTTCGTGGTTTTCTCTATCATAACCATAGTGAGATTAAGAATGAAGAAATCAAAACCCAAGTGGGATGGATACTGTCGTCTCGAAATCAAGGATGCACAAAGGAGGGGAAAACCATTG CCAGGAGTAAAGAATTTTCACAGAACGCAACTAGAAATTCTTAATCATCTTGGTCAAggtcaattttcaaatgtacacagGGCGAGGTTGACCCTTTCCAGAGATAATGTTACGCCTGTTGCAGTTAAAATACTGAAAG ATGACATCGAATATCGGCCGACATTTGATCAAGAAATTCAGCTCCTTCAGAGGCTGCAAGACCATGCAAATGTTATCAAGTTAATCGGCGTTGTCTCAGAACCAA GTTATTGTTGCACGATAACTGAGCTGATGAGGCAAgatttattaatttatctaaAGAAATCGAAGTCAGAAGATAGCAAACTTACTGTCAAACAGCTCGACAGGAGTCTCGTAACATTTGCTTTACACGTGGCAAGAGCATTGGAATATCTAAACCATCAACAG GTTGTCCATCGTGATATCGCAGCTCGGAACATTTTAATCTCATTTGACGACGTCGCCAAAATAGCGGATTTTGGTCTGTCAAGAGATGTTTACCAAAAAGGACAATACCAAAGACACCCAATG GGAGGGATGCTTGTACCTGTCCGTTGGATGGCTCCTGAAGCACTTTCGCCTGGAGTGTATTCCCACAAATCTGACAT TTGGTCGTATGGAGTATTGCTATGGGAGATGGCCACACGAG GTGATATTCCATATCCCGAATTCCAATCACTAGAACCCGCCTTCTTAGCTCGAGAATTAACCACAGGTCATCGGATGTTAAAGCCTCGCCACTGTACAGAAGATATGTATGGTTTGATGAGGCACTGCTGGAAAAAGGACCCGGAAGAAAGACCACTGGCTTCTGGTCTTGTGAATAACATATTAAGATTTGAAAAATCTAACAGG GAGATGGTCTTTTATGTCGGGCAATAG